A genome region from Pygocentrus nattereri isolate fPygNat1 chromosome 10, fPygNat1.pri, whole genome shotgun sequence includes the following:
- the fas gene encoding tumor necrosis factor receptor superfamily member 6, giving the protein MKTTGLYALLCFSLSIFCLAEGVKLKDVLRKRRQSCESGTYRDEKTGVECCRCPRGYYVQSPCTRAGGDPKCELCTEGMSFMDDPNGKATCELCLPCEESANREVYKKCTPFTNTVCRCKDGHYCDKGDECTACYACDTCEFGVKVACNETSNTVCEGKTEPNVAAIVAAIVVCIAIVCICGGIFLWKKEKLCFRRPPEEKPINPEEFPLLKDVNLTGFLPEIAQKLGLQVVKDVTRRSQMLTDVEMENVEHDYPTAEEQTYQLLRLWYQKHGLKGAYSTLVNNLIRTDHRLPADQVQQIIKERNQSA; this is encoded by the exons ATGAAGACCACGGGCCTCTACGCTCTGCTCTGCTTTTCG CTGAGCATCTTCTGCTTAGCCGAAGGCGTGAAGCTCAAAGACGTGCTCCGGAAGAGACGCCAGTCGTGTGAAAGTGGGACATACAGAGACGAAAAGACAGGAGTAGAGTGCTGTCGCTGTCCCCGAG gttattatgttcagagtccctgcACTCGGGCAGGAGGTGATCCAAAGTGTGAGTTGTGCACGGAAGGCATGAGTTTTATGGATGACCCCAATGGCAAAGCAACCTGTGAACTCTGTTTGCCCTGTGAGGAATCAG CTAACAGGGAGGTTTATAAAAAATGCACACCGTTCACCAACACAGTTTGCCGCTGCAAGGACGGTCACTACTGCGACAAGGGCGACGAGTGCACGGCCTGCTACGCCTGTGACAC ATGCGAGTTTGGGGTGAAAGTGGCTTGCAATGAAACCAGCAACACAGTGTGTGAAGGAAAGACAG AGCCCAACGTTGCAGCTATTGTAGCAGCCATAGTTGTATGCATTGCCATTGTATGCATCTGTGGGGGTATATTCTTATGGAAGAAAGAGAAGCTTTGCTTTAGAAGACCTCCAGAGGAAAAGCCAATCAACCCAGAG gAGTTCCCGCTCTTGAAAG ATGTCAACCTGACAGGCTTCCTGCCTGAAATAGCCCAGAAACTGGGCTTGCAAGTGGTGAAAGACGTGACCAGGCGTTCGCAGATGCTGACCGATGTTGAGATGGAGAACGTGGAGCACGATTACCCTACTGCAGAGGAACAGACCTACCAGTTGCTCAGGCTGTGGTATCAGAAGCATGGACTAAAAGGAGCCTACAGCACACTCGTCAACAACCTCATCAGAACAGACCACAGGTTGCCAGCCGATCAGGTGCAGCAGATCatcaaagaaagaaatcagtCTGCATGA
- the slc16a12a gene encoding monocarboxylate transporter 12-B, with product MAEGGRRPAAPDGGWGWMIVAGCFLTTICTRAVTRCVSIFFVEFHMHFSSDYSRTAWIHSLVDCTTMLCAPLGSYIGNHLSCRAAVMVGGLLSSVGLILSSFATSLEYLYLSLGVLTGVGFAFCYTPVVAMVGTYFKARKALAYGIAMSGTGIGTFILAPVVQLLIELYSWRGALLILGGLVSHLCVCGALMRPLVNPRLKQSSKREFEVEVELVTSKLHVELNLEKAGAPKENSGISEEKEGHFFPPSTDECRFLLMPDFLLLSVSFLFLAFGCSVPFVYLVPYSLSVGISHQQAALLMSVLGVMGIVGNITFGWISDRKCLRTYRIVSYLLAIVLEGLACLFVPLLRNFSLLVAFALFYGYFDGAYVALLPVVTSDTVGPTYLSSALGVVFFLHAIPYLISPPIAGWLVDQTGSYTAAFLLSGFSLICSASILATVSLARRCNRRPSQSYLG from the exons ATGGCTGAAGGAGGGAGGCGCCCTGCTGCGCCAGACGGAGGATGGGGCTGGATGATCGTTGCTGGCTGCTTCCTCACCACCATCTGCACCCGTGCGGTCACCAG GTGTGTGTCCATCTTCTTTGTGGAGTTTCACATGCACTTCTCCAGCGATTATTCCAGAACAGCGTGGATTCACTCTCTGGTGGACTGCACCACCATGCTGTGTG CTCCTCTGGGCAGTTACATAGGGAACCATTTGTCGTGCAGAGCGGCAGTGATGGTTGGAGGATTGCTGTCCTCTGTTGGGCTCATTCTCAGCTCTTTCGCCACCAGTCTGGAGTACCTCTACCTGTCTCTGGGCGTTCTCACAG gTGTGGGCTTTGCCTTCTGTTACACCCCTGTGGTCGCCATGGTGGGCACCTACTTCAAAGCGAGGAAAGCTCTAGCTTATGGGATTGCCATGTCGGGCACCGGCATTGGGACCTTCATCCTCGCGCCTGTGGTGCAGCTCCTCATTGAGCTCTATTCCTGGAGGGGGGCGCTCCTCATTCTAGGGGGTCTTGTCTCACATTTATGCGTCTGTGGGGCCCTTATGAGGCCCCTTGTCAACCCCCGGCTGAAGCAGAGCAGCAAGAGGGAGTTTGAGGTTGAGGTTGAGCTGGTAACATCTAAATTGCACGTGGAATTGAACCTGGAAAAAGCTGGAGCTCCAAAAGAGAATTCGGGAATATCCGA AGAAAAGGAAGGTCATTTCTTCCCGCCGTCCACAGACGAGTGCCGCTTCCTGCTAATGCCTGACTTTCTGCTCCTGTCCGTGTCGTTCCTGTTCCTGGCGTTCGGCTGCAGCGTGCCGTTTGTTTACCTCGTGCCATATTCTCTCAGCGTCGGCATCAGTCATCAGCAGGCAGCCCTCCTCATGTCCGTGCTGGGAGTGATGGGAATTGTGGGCAACATCACGTTTGGCTGGATCTCCGatagaaa gtGTTTGAGGACGTATCGAATAGTGAGTTACTTGCTGGCCATCGTGCTTGAAGGGCTGGCTTGCCTCTTTGTGCCCCTGTTGAGGAACTTTTCACTGCTAGTGGCCTTTGCCCTTTTCTACGGCTACTTTGACGGTGCCTATGTGGCACTCCTCCCTGTGGTGACCTCTGATACTGTAGGCCCCACCTACCTCTCCTCAGCCCTGGGCGTGGTCTTCTTCCTGCATGCCATTCCCTACCTCATCAGCCCACCAATAGCAG gtTGGTTGGTGGATCAGACGGGCTCCTACACAGCTGCTTTCCTCCTGAGTGGATTCTCATTAATCTGCAGTGCTTCGATTCTGGCCACTGTCAGTTTGGCTCGACGCTGCAATAGAAGGCCCTCTCAGTCTTACCTGGGATGA